The following is a genomic window from Sebaldella sp. S0638.
AATATCTGTTATGTATGGCTATAATAATAGCTGATATTGCTATAGCCCCTACTATGCTGGTATCAAGTGTTTTTATTCCTGCTATATCAGTAAGACCGCTTACTCCTCCTATATCCTGAGTCATATCCACTCCGAATCTTCCGCCCCATAAAGTAAGTATAGCACTTAGAAAGTAATTAAATGTAAGATACGACACCAATGTTTCCAAACATGCTCTTGCATGTGCTTTTTTTGCCAGTCCTATAGGAAGTCCCACTGCGAATAACAGAGGCATCTGCCTGAAAACTGTCCATCCTCCTTCTTCTATCACCTGAAATATTTTGTACCATAGATGACCGGGAGTTGCCATAGCTCCAAATATATCCTGATTTTTGAATAATATTGTGAGCCCTACAACCATACCGGCAAAAGCAAACAACATTACCGGCGTAAACATTGCTCCTCCAAATCTCTGTAAATGTTTTAACATACTACCACCTCTAAAAAGTTTTATTATATTATTTTAAAATTAATTAATATATAATTTTATAGTTAATGTTTCATTTTTATTCGATTTGTGATTTTCAATTTTAGTCTACCTTTATTTTATTATTCTGTCAATGACCAAAACCTAAAATTATTTTTATATATTTAAATAATGATTATTTTTAAATTTGTTATAAATAAATAAAAAATAAATCGAAAAGAAAATAATTTACGAATTAATTTTTGTTTTTCTTCGTCAAAAATGATATAATTAGTAAAAATTGTATTTTTGAATATTTTTTTGATAGAAAATAATAATAAAAAATTTCGTTTTTCTTTTACTGGTGAGGTGTTTATGGAAGCAATTATAGAAAATATTTTTGAAAAAAATTTTGAAAATTTTGTTGTAAATATAGATTTAGACCGAAATTTTTCAAAAAATGAGAAGAAATTTTTGGAGATTTTATACTTCAATTTTGATTCTGATTCATTTTATTTATTTTTTGATACAGAAAATCTGAAAAAAGTCCTTAATTACAAAGATGATTTGCAGATAACCGTCTTCTTTGAAAAACTAATGTCAAAGAAGATCAGGTACGCTATTTCCGATGGAGACAATACACTTTACTCTGGATTCTTTTCAATAATAAATTCATACTTTCAGGGAAATGACAAAACGGGAGTTTCTGTATCGCAGGAATTAAAAATGTCTTTTAGGGAAAATAATTTCTTTTCCTGTTATAATTTTGAAAAGTATATATTTATGGAAGAGCCTGCCTCTCTGAAGCTCTATGAATATATTAACTCCACTGCGCCGCGAGATTTCCTCTCACTGTCTCTGACTGAACTTAAAGATATTCTGGAACTGAAAGACACCTACATAAGATTTTTTGATTTTGAAAAACATATCCTGAAAAAAATCATAAAAGATATAAATTTGTTTTCTGATATAAAAATAGAATATCAAAGACATAAATCTTCCAATACTCTGATAAACTTTTTCTTCACTAAAAATGAAAACAGCATATATAACACAAGCTACAATCTTGCCAAAAAAGTAATCAGGTCTTTGAAAAACAAGGTAAACGACCAAAAATTCACTGCTAACCTTATTTCCAGCTACATTATAAAAAAAGGCTATGATTATGTATGTGTTAACTCTGCTTTTGCCGATACCGTAAAAGATGACGGAAACTTTGATTACTTATTAAAAAAAGCCTTAATGTATGATTCGGCAGACTTTGAAAAGAATAAAAGAGAAAATTTTGTACTGTTTTTTGAAAAATAT
Proteins encoded in this region:
- a CDS encoding replication initiation protein; the protein is MEAIIENIFEKNFENFVVNIDLDRNFSKNEKKFLEILYFNFDSDSFYLFFDTENLKKVLNYKDDLQITVFFEKLMSKKIRYAISDGDNTLYSGFFSIINSYFQGNDKTGVSVSQELKMSFRENNFFSCYNFEKYIFMEEPASLKLYEYINSTAPRDFLSLSLTELKDILELKDTYIRFFDFEKHILKKIIKDINLFSDIKIEYQRHKSSNTLINFFFTKNENSIYNTSYNLAKKVIRSLKNKVNDQKFTANLISSYIIKKGYDYVCVNSAFADTVKDDGNFDYLLKKALMYDSADFEKNKRENFVLFFEKYEMYKNSLVLYNDLYKYLNKILYVTPLLEELYSLDIVTDIRNLRDNEIFEYKNSDLKIIIRYHVNKKSLVQLFFKEKLINAPV